The following nucleotide sequence is from Bos taurus isolate L1 Dominette 01449 registration number 42190680 breed Hereford chromosome 3, ARS-UCD2.0, whole genome shotgun sequence.
GCTGACCAtgtggcacccccccccccccgccatggtgtcccctccctctccgtGGGCTTCACTATTTCTCCACCAGGTTCAGTGGAGATGTTCCCATCAGGGTCTATGCTCAGTCAGTCATGCAGTGCCTACTCTGTACCCAGCACTGAGCCGGGCACAGCAGGAGGAACACAGATCAGTGAGGTCTAGGGCTCAGAGCCCAGCTGGGGGACAAGACCTACCATCCACAGAGAGTGTCTCGGGCTCACTTGTCTCTCTGGAGACACGGTTCCCAGCCTCGCAGGAGTAGTTCCCAGCATCCTGCTCTGACGTCACGCGGAAGAGGCAGGAGGCGGGTCCCCCATGGGGAGCCACGTGGTTCCGCAGGATGTCCCCATTGAGGTGGAATGAGTACAGGATCGGAGGGGAGCCCCTCTGGACCTCACAGAGGAGCTCCACCTCATCCCCCACAGCTAGGCTGGTGGGTCTCAGGGTAAGCAGAGGACGGGACACGGGAGCTGGGGAGCACACAATTGGGAGGTCAGTGGACTACCCAGGCTCCTCCCTTAGGGACCCCTCCCCACACAATCAGGGGCCCCACTGCCCACAGCCCAGGCGTCTAAGCAgtgtctcccctcccccactcaccCCACACCCTGAGCTCCAGCTGAGGGCTCCGTTTCTGGATCTGGCCACCCTCAGAGGATGCCTTGCACCAGTAAAGCCCGGCGTCTCCCTCTTTGGCTGCTGGGATGCGGAGTTCTGGGCGGGAGCTCCTGTTCTTCAGGGTGCGGCCCTCCTtgtggaaggaaaagagaagccgCGAGGCCGACTTCTGACTGTGCAGCTTCGTCTGACATCTCAGGGTCACAGGGCTCCCCTCGCAGAGCTCGTGAGAGGGGAGGGCTGTCAGCACGGGAGGCAGGAACAGCTCTGGGGAGAGACAGCTGGGGGCTCAGGACGGGAGtctggacagtgaggcctggggaGGCTGAGGTCTGAGCTTTGGCCCACTCCAGACCCCACGGAAATACCGTCACCGTCTCCCAGCACCTCACCGCTCATCCCAACCACAAACCCTGAAACAATGCCCATGCTCCCAAGCCCCTCTGGGGTCCCAGAAAGCCAGACCCGGAGGGGCCTTAGCGGTCACCTAGTCCCCAGAGGAGAAGAGTCTGGCTCAGGGTCTCAAGGGGGCAGTGAGCATCAGGGTTGCTTCTGGGCTCTTCCTGCCCTGCCCGCCCAGGGCATCTTCCACCTCCTTCCCTGACTCTACGCATGTCCCATGGTGGGGGAGGGTATGCAGACAGCATCTTGGGCATCTCAAGGCCCTACCGACTGACCCAGCAGCAGGGGCAGCCAGAGAGAGGGGTGCAGCTCCAAGCCCTGCTGTCCTCTAAGACCAGGCCCCTGAGCAGCACCCTAACCATCCCACCCACCATGTGGTGACTCACCTTGGACTTGAACCATGGCAGTCCCTGAGTCCCATGAGTCCATGTTTCTGGGATATTTCACCCGCCCAGTGCAGTTATACCAGCCACTGCTGTTAGCTGTTGCTGTCCCCAGGAGGAGAGGCTGGTTTTCCATAGAGAAATGGAGGAATTTTCCATCTCTGTAGAATTTCACATGGGACAGTGCCGCGTTCTTCCTTCCCCGGCATCGCAGAATCAGTATATCCCCCTCAAACACAAGTTGTGGCTGGGCTTGGGGGCTCAGCCAGACTGTAAGATGCAGGAACAGGGTCACCCTGGAGCTGTGGACCCCTCAGTCCACTTTCCCCCTCTTCCCCAGCCTaatcctgccccctccccccactcctGGGATGGAGACTCCTGGATGGCACCCTCGCAGCTGTCACTGTCCCCAGGTCGTCATGCCAGACCGGGGGCCCTCTGCTTTCCTCCACTCCCTTCCCCCCTGTTTCCTCTGCCCTTCTCctgttttcctcctccctcctctccctcctcttctctttccgTGCCTTCTCTCTGGCCTCCTTCCCTCCTACCcttcttctctccattttttttttcccctcttacatgaccagagatggaacccttccctctgcagtggaagctcagagtgttaaccactggaccatcagggaagtccccctccttGTTTGCTTTTGCAACGCACTTTCCTCTGCCACCTTGGCAAGCTTGAGGCAAATTGCGTTCCTTCCATCCATTGTTCTCCTTGTTCTTCTTGATTGGATCCCCATTCTCCTAGTTCGGTTTCTTCTTCCCTGGTGACCCCAGCACAGCTCTTTCTGCAGCATCCACTTCGGATGGTATGTGCACCCCTCTCCATCAGAGAGGAGCTGGAGGGGTGGGTGTTGGACGTGCCATGGCCTGGGCTCGCTCCCCCCTGCTTCCCTCATTGGGCTTCCCCTGGCCCAGCCTCCATCAGCACTCCCAGCAGTGAGGTTCGTCTCCACCACAGTCACGATGTGGGGTCTGCCACCTCTGTCCTCATTTCTAAAATGCCTTTTATGCCCCGATGTGGACAAGAGAAGAGCTTCTGGGGACCCAGCATTATTTGCAGGGCAATCCCAGACTGGCCTGGCCCCGGGACATACGTCTTTGGCAAACCAGGTACCGCTGGTCCCAGATAACCTCAGAAGCCTGAGAGTAATGATGCGTAATCAGATAGGGAGCCCTAAAAAGAGCCTCAGCACATCCTACGTTTGGTTCTCTTGGATCCCCTGGACTCTTATTCTCACCCAAGAACTAATGATGCTCACAGCGTAGCTGAATAATGgcccttgcttccttggctgctcTTTCTAGCACCACTAAATATTGGTTTGGATTCGTCCTCTCGGGCATCACAGAACATGCCCCTAGAGGTCAAGATTTCATAGGTCAGAGTTTTCACCCACTTGACAGAAGCTCCATGGAGGTCAGTGGGACAGGATGAGCAGGAGGGCAAAGGTAGCCAGGGGAGAAAGAAGGCTGACCCACAGACAAAGATGCCTGATTCCTTGAACATGAGAGGGATGGAAGCGAATCTGGATGTTGATGAGTGGGGATAGCAGGAGCTCCAGAGCCACActgagaggaggaaatggaggccaTTGGACTTATAAGGGGGCTGGGTGGAGGCTGAGAGTCATTCTTCTGGAACTTGAAGTCACCCTGTAACTATCACAGCCTGAGACAGTGAAGTCCTGGGTTTCCCCTCTTCCTAGGCACTGGTGAGGACTCCCGAGGAAGAGATCTAGGCCGGTGATGCTCTGAGGATGTTGCTGGGGACCcaacgttgttgttgttgttcagtctctcagtcgtgtctgaccctttgcaactgcATAGacctgcagtgtgccaggcttccctgtccttcactatctcctggagtctgctcaaactcatgtccaaactCATTGCTAGCAATACTCAGTGATACTAGAACgagcagccaaggaagcaaggtcCGTCATTCAGCTACACTGTGAGCATCATTAGttcttctgatccagggatccaggTGGACCAGGTGAAGGCAGGATGTGCTGGGGCTCTTCTTAGGGCTTCCTAGTCTATTACTCATCATTACTCCCAGGCttctgatgccatccaaccctctcattttctgtcgtccctctctcttcctgctctcaatctttcccagcatcagggtctttaccaatgagtcggctcttcgcatcagatggccaaagtattggagcttcagcttcagcatccatccttccaatggatattcagggttgatttcctttaggattgacccaATGGCCCTGATTTTGCCTATCTATTAAGTTTTGGCCCAGAGACACCCttggagatgaaagagacatggaCAAGACTCAccaattttcccaacacagggaaCTGCAAGAGAAAAAAAGTGGTAGATTAAGTAGCAGAAAGAACTTTCTGACAAGGAGAGGGCCTGTCACCTTATAAATAGACGCTAACATTCATGCAACCAGTCAACCACCCAGCCCCCTAAGCACATAACTATCTAAGCCACCCAACCATTCACATACCCAGCCACTCAACACCCAGCCACCCAGCTGTCTAACCAAACAGCCACCCAGCCACTCAGCCACTCAACTTTTATGGTGGACCTACTGCCTGGAATTCTTCGCCCCATCTCATTTTAAATACTACCTCCTGGGACAGGtcttgctgggcttcccaggtggtgctcatggtgaagaacctgcctgccaatgcaggagatgcaagagacatgggttcaatccctgagttgggacgatcccctagaggatgaaatggcaactccagtattcttgcctggagaatcccatggacagaggagcctggcaggctacagtccatacggttgcaaagagttggacatgactgaagcaacttagcacaattATCATAATACCCTATTGTGTTACTATCAGAGCACTTATCATCATTTAAAATTACCTTACCATTAAATTGCTTACTTGTAATcacctgtctccctccctctgtctagaacttaagctccatgagagcaggtcCTCTGCCTGTCTAGTTCACTGCTGTATTACCTACACCTAGGGCCCGTGCCTGGACCATGGTCTGTGTTCAATAAGCATATACTAAATAGATGCATGAATGCTTCTCCCACTCGTGCAGGGATGGAAACAAAAAGTAGAAGACACAGGACTAGATTCCTACACTATTGTGCCTAAGGGGCCTGTTTACATGCACAGAAGAACTCAGCAAAGCAGGACCGAATTCTTGTGGCCCACCTGCCCACAGAGCTCTGGGGAATAGAGTATATGGAAGTGATCGTAGGAAGGAGGTAAGAATAGACTGTATGGATGTGATCACATGAAGGAGGTGAGGTGTCCCTGGAGGAGTAGTCATTAAACAATTGTGGGGCATGGACAGGCAGCTTGGACGCGTGAGAGAACTATCAACAGGCCAGCAGTCACACCGTGTTGCACCTTGTATGCATCACACTGATGCTTCTAGAAGAACGAATGTTTGAGGAGAGGAAGtggacaggaaagtgaaagtgttagttgcttagtcatatctgacttttggtgaccccatggactatagcctgccaggcatcagtgtccatgggattctccaggcaagaatactggagtgggtagccatttccttctccaggggatcttcctgacccaagaatcaaattcaggtctcttgcattgcaggcagattctttaccatttgaaccaccagggaagcccaggtggcctGGAAAGAGAGGCCAAACCACAAAATGATGACAGATGAGGTTAGGCAGGTGTGATCAGCCTAAGGGATGGGAGACCCTAAACTGAGGGACAGAGTTGGATATAAAGCAGTGGAGCATATTCTGGGCTTTGGGGCAAGAGGCAAAAGAATGAATGATGTAGGGCTGAGTGCAGTTGGTCCAGCCGGTCCCCAGGCATTTACTTGTGCCTTTCTTTGCTGGGTGCTGTGCAGAATCCTGAGAAATGCAAGAATGGTCCTGGGAGGGGTGGGTGCTGAGATCCCCTCAGCAGATCTGCCATGTTCATTCACAGGCTATCATGCTTGCTGTCCACATGATTTGGGACATATTCTCTACCTACTCAGCTCAGGTCAGCTCCCCCGCAGGTTCTCAGGGTGTATAAGATTATGAGTCCATCCCTTTATCTTCCCCTGCCTCCAATCTAAGTACATCTTCTGTGATCTTGGTGTAGAGGGAAGCACACAGGCTTTGGAACCAGATGACGTGGACTGATTCCATGAGTCCATCCCTTTCTATGGGAACTTGCACAGGTTGTTTAAAGTTCAAGAACCTCCAGTTCCTGACTCTGTCTGTATAGTGGAAATGACAATGAAACGGAGCAGGACCGTATGGTCCTTGCTCCTCCCCCCACCAGCTTCTCTGCTAGCCATTTGCCTCTGGAAAACCTTAGTCAAAGAATAagcttaatcagagaagtgagaaatgctgaaacaaaggaaaacagtcaaaggggaccaaataataataatgtagtcattaggcatagtcaaggacctttagttctgtctcaagggctatagataatattctgagccatatcctgtgagctgtcttatagataccaaAACCCCAGGTGGAGAAATTAACTACATGATGTCCAGACTGTGTCCAGGACATGAGCTGCCACAATTTCAAGAACTGactgcaaagaaatgggaacaaatggacccCCAAACTGAAGATTAACagtacctaaaacaaccaagatgatgccagtcagaccactgatgaccagtttgaagatgactgtcagacatgactgtgctgtttctgcatgtagccccccaacccccaactcTGTCTACAAAAGCTCTCACCCACTGCTTGTCAGAgcagcctttggacagatgtccgcTACCCTCTCCCAcagttgctggcatctgaaataaagcactttcctttccaccaacctggcctgcttattggcttttgagtggcaaTCAGCCAGACC
It contains:
- the FCRL6 gene encoding Fc receptor-like protein 6 isoform X1, with the protein product MLLWTVALLFVPCVGKIVWLSPQAQPQLVFEGDILILRCRGRKNAALSHVKFYRDGKFLHFSMENQPLLLGTATANSSGWYNCTGRVKYPRNMDSWDSGTAMVQVQELFLPPVLTALPSHELCEGSPVTLRCQTKLHSQKSASRLLFSFHKEGRTLKNRSSRPELRIPAAKEGDAGLYWCKASSEGGQIQKRSPQLELRVWAPVSRPLLTLRPTSLAVGDEVELLCEVQRGSPPILYSFHLNGDILRNHVAPHGGPASCLFRVTSEQDAGNYSCEAGNRVSRETSEPETLSVDDPQVLSAPTSSNWLVPWLPASLLAMMVIAAALLGYCRPWRKNGPLPPRNLPSAPSEEQHPLYVNVYHQNENNEGVIYSEIHTITIPREHEARPAQPAQQEKDISVIYAEVRHPQLSKNPDKGLNRRSTIH
- the FCRL6 gene encoding Fc receptor-like protein 6 isoform X2 encodes the protein MLLWTVALLFVPCVGKIVWLSPQAQPQLVFEGDILILRCRGRKNAALSHVKFYRDGKFLHFSMENQPLLLGTATANSSGWYNCTGRVKYPRNMDSWDSGTAMVQVQELFLPPVLTALPSHELCEGSPVTLRCQTKLHSQKSASRLLFSFHKEGRTLKNRSSRPELRIPAAKEGDAGLYWCKASSEGGQIQKRSPQLELRVWAPVSRPLLTLRPTSLAVGDEVELLCEVQRGSPPILYSFHLNGDILRNHVAPHGGPASCLFRVTSEQDAGNYSCEAGNRVSRETSEPETLSVDDPQVLSAPTSSNWLVPWLPASLLAMMVIAAALLGYCRPWRKNGPLPPRNLPSAPSEEQHPLYVNVYHQNENNEGVIYSEIHTITIPREHEGHFCHLC